The following coding sequences lie in one Trichoderma breve strain T069 chromosome 1, whole genome shotgun sequence genomic window:
- a CDS encoding WD domain, g-beta repeat domain-containing protein has translation MGEKHQSKASRFKSLFRRDVSPLPPPSGSRVGQEIPDARAAELETSIQAMTTEGQSLGQGDAHGSKPLTSSTTRAEPTEQQCTSPSKSQDLWNATYESLVEDKDTINLVRSYVTILATVLNTTLPEAEVLTDLNDRTKRQDFMRKLVEEGQARISTTSNVLNGVSAVAEFIVSVKGLVDAAVQNIPQAALPWAGVCIGLQILTNPANARKSNLDGMAHVISRMEWYCSLTECLMEKDDVDDWENDYKAIRDAEDVLRHDLDQYIKVQGKTMLEELLGRAKGMVELLGDLRQTLQDIVIYQKSNLDERNKQCLRDLFVVDPQDDMKKIEKNKDTLLSEANNWIFQMEEYQAFTNWNNTGSMLPSCRLLWIKGHAGTGKTMLLMSIIRELLSHSAAFAPKVSHFFCQGTVKALNTGTATLRCLIWMLLIQQPHLISHLKSKYDNAGASLFEGDCVFISLNDAFENMLKDPKLSPVYLVVDALDEFNAFINHKISLLKGRPGYTDEILEQARKEVSQRAENTFLWVALVFKELDKEDGNHIVVDGMYALDIIKEIPSGLSKLYDYMMGKIEKGLRQDREYCRNVLVATLLAFRPLTLSEVGVLAQLPNKTPATIVRKCGSFLTVQNEMVYLIHQSAKDYLQENYKSKLWKSKDQPAEMSQGHEDIAMYSIRAMSSGLRQNMYNLDYGFKPDDMRPPQPDPLGPLQYSCVFWADHLTAAIRESFDHERVLADDGEVLKFMREKFLHWLEALSIVGNLLEGADAIKKLLSIAQLTRFLEDAERFIQSHGSIIERAPLQAYGSALVFSPRTSEVKAAQWKHRLPFIKMLAGVKIQWDSHRQTLDAGDEVNVVAFSPNSRILASALGHIVQFWDASTGSPQRTLEGHTGKVRSIAFSSDGKILASSSDDNTIRLWDASTGSHQRTLVGHIGKVRSIAFSPDNTILASSSIDNTIRLWDIALGSCRQKIEEHDDGTRYKSVAFSPDGRILASVSGPGILRLGDVALGKYQQKVDEEHAVRCVAFSPGGNILAVLRVVSPIQLWDTSSWRTMKTLDINAAYSSSLVFSPNGKMLAFMGPLLNILLWDMATESIWDTLVGHRDEITSLAFSPDGMTLASASCDRTIKLWDISSGNRHSTVEEHNLWHSGESICMTFSPDGETMVSASRKGFQVWDTATWGCEPTISQKHEGHPYKPIIVFSPDGKTLALALDDGIELWDTATWTCRLMQKEARPFDQYESTAAAVAFSPDSKTLATASRDETISCWLWDATTGSTLWTLDRDRETRIVIRSVAFSPDGKTLAFALDDCIDLWDAATGIHQQGLSLEDHCTDPEPLDFPLLAFSPNGKTLASASSWSRYNDIWLWHKEGSGRWSNPEKLTNGHAFCLGFSPDGAHLLVNYRPVQLLYTLASLDERFDEDSAESFLYFEQEWIMLNGKEILWLPADYRPYPRDIVIVHGNKMAWVNQAGSQMFFQVGFAEGMPRQTE, from the exons ATGGGCGAAAAACACCAGTCAAAAGCCTCGAGGTTTAAGAGTCTTTTCAGGCGTGATGTATCGCCGCTGCCTCCACCTTCTGGATCGCGCGTAGGTCAGGAGATCCCGGACGCCAGAGCAGCGGAACTTGAAACTTCAATACAGGCAATGACAACAGAGGGGCAATCTTTAGGCCAAGGAGACGCGCATGGCTCGAAACCGCTTACGAGCAGCACAACAAGAGCCGAACCAACAGAGCAGCAATGCACAAGCCCTTCAAAATCCCAAGACTTATGGAACGCTACTTACGAAAGCCTCGTGGAGGATAAGGATACTATAAATCTTGTCAGATCGTATGTAACGATCTTGGCGACAGTCCTCAACACTACGCTTCCCGAAGCCGAAGTTTTGACAGATCTCAACGATCGAACTAAACGACAAGATTTTATGAGGAagctggtggaagagggcCAAGCGAGGATCTCCACGACGTCAAATGTTTTGAACGGGGTGAGTGCTGTTGCGGAATTCATTGTTTCGGTAAAGGGACTCGTGGATGCCGCTGTCCAGAATATCCCACAGGCCGCGCTTCCATGGGCTGGTGTTTGCATCGGATTACAG ATCCTCACAAATCCTGCTAATGCAAGAAAATCCAACCTGGACGGCATGGCGCATGTTATCTCTAGAATGGAGTGGTATTGCTCCCTGACAGAGTGCCTAATGGAGAAAGATGACGTCGATGA TTGGGAAAACGATTACAAGGCTATAAGGGACGCGGAAGATGTCCTTCGCCATGATTTAGACCAGTACATCAAGGTCCAAGGGAAGACTATGCTGGAGGAACTCCTTGGACGTGCCAAGGGAATGGTCGAGCTACTTGGGGATCTTCGTCAGACACTTCAAGACATCGTCATTTATCAGAAGAGCAACTTGGATGAGAGGAACAAACAGTGCCTTAGGGATCTCTTCGTGGTAGATCCGCAAGatgacatgaagaagattgagaaaaacaaagataCGTTACTCAGTGAGGCAAACAACTGGATATTCCAAATGGAGGAATACCAGGCATTCACGAATTGGAACAACACCGGATCTATGCTACCATCATGCCGATTATTGTGGATTAAAGGCCATGCCGGCACTGGGAAAACGATGCTTCTAATGAGTATTATTCGCGAGCTCCTAAGCCACTCGGCGGCATTTGCACCTAAAGTTTCTCACTTTTTCTGTCAAGGCACAGTCAAGGCCTTAAATACCGGTACAGCCACTTTGAGATGTTTAATTTGGATGCTCCTTATACAGCAGCCACATCTAATCTCTCATTTGAAGTCAAAGTACGATAATGCAggtgcttctctttttgaaGGCGACTGTGTATTTATTTCTCTAAATGATGCGTTTGAGAATATGTTGAAGGATCCCAAGTTATCTCCGGTGTATCTCGTGgttgatgctcttgacgagT TCAATGCGTTTATTAACCATAAAATTTCCCTACTCAAAGGCAGACCAGGATACACTGATGAAATATTGGAACAAGCCAGGAAAGAAGTTAGCCAGCGAGCTGAGAATACCTTTCTTTGGGTGGCTTTGGTATTCAAGGAActtgacaaagaagacggaaaCCATATTGTGGTGGATGGAATGTACGctctcgacatcatcaaggaaATCCCTTCCGGCTTGTCGAAATTATACGACTATATGATGGGCAAGATTGAAAAGGGATTGAGACAAGACCGCGAATACTGCAGAAATGTGCTGGTGGCTACTCTTCTTGCATTTCGTCCTTTAACCCTTTCCGAAGTCGGAGTGCTCGCCCAGTTGCCAAACAAAACCCCAGCGACTATTGTTCGAAAGTGCGGTTCATTTCTAACAGTCCAGAACGAAATGGTGTACTTGATCCACCAGTCAGCCAAAGATTATCTGCAGGAAAATTACAAATCCAAGCTCTGGAAATCCAAGGATCAGCCGGCTGAGATGTCGCAAGGGCATGAGGACATCGCAATGTATTCGATCAGAGCAATGTCCTCGGGGCTCAGACAAAACATGTACAACCTCGATTACGGCTTCAAACCGGATGATATGAGACCTCCGCAGCCGGATCCTCTGGGTCCGCTACAATACTCCTGCGTCTTCTGGGCCGATCACCTTACCGCAGCAATTCGGGAGAGCTTTGATCACGAGAGAGTTCTTGcggatgatggagaagtaTTAAAGTTTATGAGGGAGAAATTCCTTCACTGGCTAGAAGCCCTATCTATCGTGGGAAACCTTCTGGAGGGTGCAGATGCAATAAAAAAGCTTCTGTCTATTGCCCAG CTCACTCGGTTCCTGGAAGATGCCGAGAGATTCATCCAAAGCCATGGATCAATTATAGAACGAGCTCCGCTACAAGCATATGGCTCTGCACTGGTATTCAGTCCAAGGACAAGCGAGGTCAAGGCCGCGCAATGGAAGCATAGGTTACCGTTTATCAAAATGCTAGCAGGGGTTAAAATCCAATGGGATTCACACCGACAGACCCTCGACGCAGGTGACGAAGTCAACGTTGTGGCCTTCTCGCCCAATAGCAGGATACTTGCCTCCGCGTTGGGTCATATTGTTCAATTCTGGGATGCATCCACGGGAAGCCCTCAACGGACACTAGAGGGACACACTGGAAAGGTAAGGTCTATAGCCTTCTCATCTGACGGCAAGATATTGGCCTCGTCATCAGATGACAATACTATTCGCCTTTGGGATGCATCCACAGGAAGCCATCAACGGACACTAGTCGGACACATTGGAAAGGTAAGGTCTATAGCCTTCTCACCTGACAACACGATATTGGCCTCATCGTCAATTGACAATACTATTCGACTCTGGGATATTGCTTTAGGGAGCTGTCGGCAAAAAATCGAGgaacatgatgatggaacTAGATACAAATCTGTAGCCTTCTCACCTGACGGCAGGATCTTAGCCTCAGTATCAGGCCCTGGAATCCTTCGGCTCGGGGATGTAGCTCTTGGGAAGTACCAACAAAAAGTCGATGAAGAACATGCGGTCCGCTGTGTAGCCTTTTCACCTGGTGGTAATATTCTAGCCGTATTAAGGGTGGTTAGCCCCATTCAGCTCTGGGATACAAGTTCATGGAGAACTATGAAAACGCTCGATATCAATGCTGCCTATAGCTCTTCCTTAGTTTTCTCGCCTAATGGTAAGATGCTAGCTTTCATGGGACCTCTACTTAATATCCTACTCTGGGATATGGCTACAGAGAGCATCTGGGACACACTCGTGGGACACCGCGACGAAATTACGAGTCTCGCTTTTTCGCCTGATGGTATGACACTAGCCTCTGCCTCATGTGACAGGACTATTAAGCTCTGGGATATAAGTTCAGGGAACCGCCATAGTACGGTTGAAGAGCATAACCTGTGGCATTCCGGGGAGTCGATTTGCATGACATTTTCGCCCGACGGCGAGACAATGGTGTCGGCTTCGCGCAAGGGTTTCCAAGTTTGGGATACAGCTACGTGGGGCTGTGAGCCAACAATCTCTCAAAAGCACGAGGGACACCCATATAAACCTATTATAGTCTTTTCGCCGGACGGCAAGACGCTAGCCCTGGCGTTGGACGATGGCATCGAGCTCTGGGACACGGCCACTTGGACATGCCGGCTGATGCAGAAGGAAGCTCGGCCGTTTGATCAATATGAATCAACGGCAGCTGCCGTAGCTTTCTCGCCGGACAGCAAGACGCTGGCCACGGCGTCACGAGACGAGACTATCTCGTGCTGGCTGTGGGACGCGACTACGGGCAGCACCCTGTGGACCTTGGATAGAGACCGGGAGACGAGGATTGTGATTCGCTCTGTGGCATTTTCGCCGGACGGCAAGACGCTGGCATTTGCGTTGGATGATTGCATCGACCTCTGGGATGCAGCCACGGGGATTCATCAGCAGGGGTTGAGTCTCGAGGACCATTGCACGGACCCCGAACCCCTGGACTTCCCACTTCTGGCCTTCTCGCCCAACGGCAAGACTCTAGCATCTGCGTCGTCCTGGTCCAGGTACAACGACATCTGGCTCTGGCACAAGGAGGGTTCTGGGCGCTGGAGTAACCCAGAGAAGCTGACCAACGGCCACGCTTTTTGTTTGGGCTTCTCGCCTGACGGCGCACACCTGCTGGTCAACTATCGACCGGTTCAGCTGCTGTATACATTAGCCTCTCTCGATGAGCGTTTTGATGAGGATTCTGCCGAATCATTTCTGTACTTCGAGCAAGAGTGGATAATGTTGAATGGCAAAGAGATTCTTTGGCTTCCTGCCGACTACAGACCTTATCCAAGGGATATTGTAATAGTACATGGTAACAAGATGGCCTGGGTAAATCAAGCTGGGAGCCAAATGTTCTTCCAAGTCGGATTTGCAGAAGGAATGCCACGGCAAACCGAATAA
- a CDS encoding glutaredoxin-like domain (DUF836) domain-containing protein, translating into MFVTRRLLQACRITLFSRDDCGLCTQAKGVLSDVWDKRPFQYTEVNLAKPEFKHWKNLYDFDIPVIHISKADAPEEDVNKYGKAIKLMHRFTTEQVEAKMDQVEGI; encoded by the exons ATGTTTGTGACTAGGCGTCTGCTGCAGGCTTGCAGAATCACTTTGTTCTCCAGGGATGACTGCGGTCTCTGCACGCAGGCTAAGGGTGTGCTTTCGGACGTTTGGGATAAGCGGCCATTTCAGTACACGGAGGTGAATTTGGCGAAGCCGGAATTCAAGCATTGGAAAAACTTATACGATTTCGATATCCCTGTT ATACATATTAGCAAAGCAGACGCTCCCGAGGAAGACGTCAACAAGTATGGAAAGGCCATCAAGCTGATGCACCGATTCACGACGGAGCAAGTTGAGGCCAAGATGGATCAAGTCGAAGGCATCTAG
- a CDS encoding hpcH/HpaI aldolase/citrate lyase family domain-containing protein: MSYIGAGVAPGGAQATVKSGNPLKALFDANKPAFGGWQMIPGATISRLLAQSGLDWVLVDCEHGGMDDRAMHDAVPAIAALGVSPIVRIAGMEPWMVKRALDTGAHGVLVPLLRTVKEAEDLVQAAKFPPWGKRGFGSPYSAKQFGRTISSLDYLNQGNESILTMVQIETKEALEDVDAIAAVEGIDVLFVGPFDLGNNIGHRITTEGIPPELDKALVKIQAAAAKAGKKSGIYTLDPAHAKKCHQMGYDMIHVVTDYMAIEDSAKQSLTAATT; the protein is encoded by the exons ATGTCTTATATCGGAGCAGGAGTTGCGCCAGGAGGCGCGCAGGCGACGGTGAAGTCGGGCAACCCGCTCAAGGCGCTGTTTGACGCGAACAAGCCTGCTTTTGGCGGCTGGCAGATGATTCCAGGAGCGACCATCTCAAGGCTGTTGGCGCAGTCTGGCTTGGATTGGGTGTTGGTTGATTGCGAGCATGGAGGCATGGACG ATCGTGCCATGCATGATGCAGTTCCTGCCATTGCGGCGTTGGGAGTGTCTCCTATTGTGAGGATCGCTGGCATGGAGCCTTGGATGGTGAAGC GTGCATTGGACACTGGAGCTCATGGA GTCCTTGTCCCGCTGCTGCGTACCGTCAAGGAGGCAGAAGACCTCGTCCAGGCCGCCAAGTTCCCTCCATGGGGAAAGCGAGGCTTTGGATCTCCTTATTCCGCCAAACAGTTTGGTCGCACTATCAGTTCTCTCGACTACCTCAACCAAGGCAACGAGTCCATCTTGACCATGGTTCAAATCGAGACCAAGGAGGCCCTCGAAGATGTAGATGCAATCGCTGCCGTTGAGGGAATCGATGTGCTGTTCGTGGGTCCATTCGACCTAG GTAATAACATTGGCCACCGCATCACCACCGAGGGCATTCCCCCGGAACTCGACAAGGCCCTGGTCAAGATCCAGGCCGCGGCCGCCAAAGCcggcaagaagagcggcaTTTACACGCTCGACCCGGCGCACGCAAAGAAGTGCCATCAGATGGGCTATGACATGATCCACGTAGTTACAGACTATATGGCCATCGAGGACAGTGCTAAGCAGTCTCTCACCGCGGCTACAACTTAG
- a CDS encoding s1 RNA binding domain-containing protein — protein MFFLYNMERRVTLHPSYFGRNMHDLVTSKLLKDVEGTCAGSYYIISIMDTFDISEGRILPGNGLAEFTVGYRAVVWRPFKGETVDAVVYSINPQGFFAQAGPLRLFVSAHLIPSDIKWDPNATPPQFTNNEDTVIEPGTHVRVKIIGTRTEVGEMWAIGSIKEDYLGCLQD, from the exons ATGTTCTTTCTCTACAATATGGAGCGCAGGGTCACCCTGCATCCTTCCTACTTCGGCCGCAACATGCACGATCTCGTCACTAGCAAGCTGCTAAAGGACGTCGAAGGCACATGCGCCGGCAGCTActacatcatctccatcatggacACGTTCGACATTTCCGAAGGTCGCATCTTGCCAGGCAACGGTCTTGCAGAGTTTACGGTTGGATACCGCGCCGTGGTGTGGCGGCCATTTAAAGGAGAGACG GTTGATGCCGTTGTCTACTCCATCAATCCACAGGGTTTCTTCGCCCAGGCTGGCCCCCTCAGACTCTTTGTGTCTGCTCAT CTGATACCGAGCGACATCAAATGGGACCCCAACGCGACACCCCCTCAGTTTACTAACAACGAAGACACCGTCATCGAGCCGGGCACGCATGTGCGCGTCAAGATTATCGGAACGCGAACAGAGGTCGGCGAGATGTGGGCCATTGGAAGCATCAAGGAGGATTACCTAGG ATGTCTCCAGGATTAA